In Cicer arietinum cultivar CDC Frontier isolate Library 1 chromosome 7, Cicar.CDCFrontier_v2.0, whole genome shotgun sequence, the genomic window tgtaaaatacctatatttggatttttttttcaaataattagttaaatacctatatatctatgctaaattacatgatcagttCAGATTGGGATCAGTTCAAGTTCAAGGAAAATGGTCAATCAAACatagctttttcaagttcaagttcagttcaagttcaatataagcagaaattAGTATAaacagaaaatcaaacacaattcaaactaaatactaaaatgctcagttttggcaggtcaaacacttaaattacatgatgAGTTTAGATTACATGACCTATACAAAATACTTAAACACCTGAAGATGTCATTCTTTTTTTTGGGTGGGATTTTACGATGAGTTGACCAAATTGTTTATTGGGATTAATAAGGGATCAACAAGTATGATATTTGTTGCGGTAAATGAGATATGATAAGATCTGATATACCTTATATTATAAACTAATATTTCTCAAACGACTCACGCTtgaacaatataatatatataaatttttaaaagattttaattattattatataattttgcaaacaagtttatatatttagttattaaaattaactatatatttaattatatatatatatatatataatcaattaatatatatatatatatatatatataattaaatatataatttatcttaataactaaaatacaaattttaagaaTTATAGGTGTGCATTGATATCATgcaatataattaaaacactAATGCAAGTTGTTGTGTACATTTGGGGTATGTGTGATTTCCTTGCAGTTTTCAACACCATGCATTGGTTGGGTAATACTACATAATAATGAGGATACAATAATTGTGATCGACCTTATgcattaaattatatttcttgtgttaatgagttttaattttgGAGGAATAAGTATATAGGGAGAtaagaattttataaaattagggGTCGGAAACATTAAAAAAGATTATGACtaactaaataattttattatatatagagTGCTAGATCAATGATAAGGGTTTAACCTTGTAACTTTTTCATTACAAGGTATCGAATTCATATTCTCTCGGTGACTATTATAACAATGAATATTAGTGATACTTTGATTAATAAAAGtttctataatatatattataaatacataGTCAACTACATTTgcaagaaaattatatttagtgtcACTAtgcgaaaaaacgcattttacagcgctttttttaagccatttacagcgctttttcaaaaaagaaaacaaacttTATAATCATTCGTGTAAACTTTGAGAAGAATGTCTAAACATGAAAGAAAGCCAAATTTGATAATGGTAATTGGTAAACATCAATAACAAAAAAGAATCAAGAACCAAGTTGTAATGGTAGATGACTTTTGAATTAAAACCCATTTAAAGAGGAAACTCTCTTGAATCTATCACATGTTCACTAATCTTGTTTGAtcattaaattaatcaattaagtaaCAATTACATTCCTCTATAACAGAACttaattgtttttgtttgtgCATTTTTTGAATTCTCATTTTATTGATTGGAGGAGCATAGAAGAATTTGGTGGACATGGATTATAATTCTGAATGTATATTATTTGTTCCTTTAGGGACAATTAATATTCCTGCCTGGTCCACCATAGTAAAAGTAATTTCCCCAATCATAACCTTTCCCTTCCTTTAAATTATAACAACCTGGGAACGAAATTTCAGTGGTATGATCAGATGGCAAATCATACAAGGAGTCATCATAATCCACAAGTTGAATTTTCTTAAAGTGTGAAGCTTTTCCATAACCCTCTTCTGGAAAATGTCCACTACCCATTTGAGTGAAAGTGTGAGACCCTGCTGTTTTTAGATTACTTACTGCTCCACCAAATTGCACATCAATTGCATAATCCTTTAAGTAAGTAAACAATTTCGCTGGCCAATATCCAAGTAGAAGTCCAGATCCCCATTTTAGCCACCAATTCCCGTCATTTGAGTCctacaaattttattaatcaaattgaCTCATTACTATTGGAAAACAAACTTAGTGTAAAAAAGACGAACATAAAGAAATATTTACGAAATTATCCATAATCTTCTCATTAAGGTAAATTTGTAAATTAGAGCATAAAATTACCTTCCACACCATTAGCTCAATACCAAATTGTTTCCCGTTATACGTAGAAACCGGAACAATTCTGGATCCTAATGCAATTTTGTGGTTAGTTTGAATAAAACCTGGGCATAGTAAATTGTAGCATCCAGTTTTGTGATATCCATCGGCCTGCAATACttactattattatttccttttcaaATAAAGGTTTAATTAATGTGTTTCTTACtctttaagtaaatataaattataatcctCTTTATGTTCAACATTCATTCAtctaaataaaattgtttaaaataattgacacttcaatttttaaagtgatattaatttgttttttcaaCTGTAccttttaattaatactaaatACTTCACTCTCAATTCAAAATATCTACTTTTGTATTGATGAATAAGGTAAATGCACCAATACACCATGATAATTTAGTAGAATTATCATTCCTCTCTCTTATTTTCACTTTTTCTAATATGTACGAAACAATCTAATACATCGATTATTATGGTTGTAGAAGTACAACACAGTaccataattcaaatttattaaatcttTGTTTTTTAATGCCAAAGAGTCAACaatatgtattaaatatttaattttgaattaaataaatgatatttcaggaaaaataatattaaataatttaaaaatagttaatttttacttataattataCTATTATATACTGCAATAGTGATTAGAGGAGTTTACTTTTTCCGCCTcctttatttaaataaacttacTTACCGTCCAATAAACAGTGACTCTTGGGCGGTCGTCTCCGTAGTGAAATGAACTCACCtacatgaaaattaattaaatttaattagatggactaaaaataaaatataaaatcaagtACATTGATGAAATCCAATGAAAACAAGTATATTGATGAAATAAAAATGAGAGGTAGATGGTTGACACCAAATTAAATTCACTTAAgaagtttttgaaatataaattaattttgatacattgttaatataaagtgtttatGGTTGAAGTTAATGTAAATTTTGTATACCTtcaataatcataaaattatgacattaataaaatgttgaatttaattCTCACTATCTATAAAGTTTTTTATAccataatatttatcaaaaaataaaaaagggttaaataagtttatatttcttaagttttatttttaatctctataaaaaaattattttaatctttaaaaaaattttcaGTTTTGATTTTTGTCCCTATTATTTTCAAGTAAATTTGTGttcattatttaaatttttgaataaatatttttatatatatttaaaaaattattagagttTCCCTcacaaaaagttaaaatttatattaaaaaaaatgaatatgaatTTCTAAGTGTCAGAAgctaataaattcatatttaattgatcatttattaaaaaaaaaaataatttttatataaaatatttttataatattataaacatgcataacaaaaatcatttaaatatttgaatgataaaaattagctaatatgaaaacaaagaacaaaaataaaatttgaaaatttttagGGACTAatcgataaaaaaaatgataaagattaaaagcaaaatatatattgaaatttcggagaaaataaaatcttatttaattgaataacaTGCCTGCCAACCAAATTCAATGGAATTGCGAGTTGGATCATCAGCTTCACCAGAGGTGATCCAAATTTTAGAAGCACTGAATTCATTTTTACTTTCCATATAAGGTGCCCACACGTTTATGATTGCCTTTGCTCCATATACCGCTCCGTCATTCACAGTTATAACTGCATACTGTGCAATTTCAAgcaataaaacaaattaaatactC contains:
- the LOC101515542 gene encoding protein neprosin-like codes for the protein MDLNSSMISHLLCFLLLVSLVYPIYCSKTSSHHLANQTFQQEEKFRKLKEKIAIHLQRINKPAVKTIHSPDGDIIDCVLFHNQPAFDHPLLKGHKPASPPKLPKGYVEDNSSDFAQLWSLSGESCPEGTIPIRRTREKDILRAGSIDKFGKKSSDFKKNANGTPNGDPVEYAVITVNDGAVYGAKAIINVWAPYMESKNEFSASKIWITSGEADDPTRNSIEFGWQVSSFHYGDDRPRVTVYWTADGYHKTGCYNLLCPGFIQTNHKIALGSRIVPVSTYNGKQFGIELMVWKDSNDGNWWLKWGSGLLLGYWPAKLFTYLKDYAIDVQFGGAVSNLKTAGSHTFTQMGSGHFPEEGYGKASHFKKIQLVDYDDSLYDLPSDHTTEISFPGCYNLKEGKGYDWGNYFYYGGPGRNINCP